In bacterium, one genomic interval encodes:
- a CDS encoding ABC transporter ATP-binding protein gives MARIKLENLVKKFGSVTAVAGVSFDIDDGEFMIMVGPSGCGKTTTLNMISGLETPTSGTLMIGERLVNDLDPGERGLGMVFQDLALFPHMTVFENVAFGLRVNKVADSEVRQRVQKVTETMKISHLLSKKPGQCSGGEAQRVALARTIITNPDVLLMDEPLSSLDAKLRIDMRTELKRLHEALKSTFVYVTHDQAEAMTMADRIVVMRDGHIQQIGTPLEIYRTPVNQFVATFFGTPTMNMISGRISAGENPLFQSEQFELSLRRDTVPASAFGRKVNLGIRSEHIRMGSAGVRGEIKLLEPLGNETLVFFTYGADPLFVAKTSADQEYRVGDSIHFDFNPNGVLFFDAEDGKRLE, from the coding sequence TTGGCCAGGATCAAGCTCGAAAACCTCGTGAAAAAATTCGGATCGGTCACCGCCGTCGCCGGCGTGTCGTTCGACATCGACGACGGCGAGTTCATGATCATGGTCGGGCCTTCGGGCTGCGGAAAAACCACGACGCTCAACATGATCTCGGGACTGGAAACGCCCACCAGCGGCACACTCATGATCGGGGAGCGCCTCGTCAACGATCTCGACCCGGGCGAGCGCGGTCTCGGCATGGTCTTCCAGGACCTCGCTCTTTTTCCCCATATGACGGTTTTCGAAAACGTGGCCTTCGGGCTGCGGGTGAACAAGGTCGCTGACAGCGAGGTGCGCCAGCGCGTGCAGAAGGTGACGGAAACGATGAAAATTTCGCATCTCCTGTCCAAAAAACCGGGACAATGCTCCGGCGGAGAGGCGCAGCGCGTGGCCCTCGCCCGGACGATCATCACCAACCCGGACGTTCTCCTCATGGATGAGCCGCTCTCCAGCCTGGATGCGAAACTGCGGATCGACATGCGCACCGAACTGAAACGTCTTCACGAGGCACTGAAGTCCACATTCGTCTACGTCACCCATGATCAGGCGGAAGCCATGACGATGGCCGACCGCATCGTCGTCATGCGGGACGGCCACATTCAGCAAATCGGGACGCCCCTCGAAATCTACCGGACGCCGGTCAATCAGTTTGTCGCCACCTTTTTCGGCACACCCACCATGAACATGATTTCAGGGCGCATCTCCGCCGGAGAAAACCCGCTCTTCCAGTCGGAACAGTTCGAGCTTTCCCTGCGGCGCGACACCGTTCCGGCCTCCGCCTTCGGCCGGAAAGTGAACCTCGGAATCCGCTCAGAGCACATCCGGATGGGAAGCGCCGGCGTCCGGGGAGAGATCAAGCTCCTCGAACCTCTCGGAAACGAAACACTGGTATTTTTCACTTACGGCGCGGACCCGCTCTTCGTGGCCAAGACAAGCGCCGACCAGGAATACCGGGTGGGCGATTCGATACACTTCGACTTCAACCCCAATGGCGTTCTCTTTTTCGATGCCGAAGACGGCAAACGCCTGGAGTAG
- a CDS encoding S41 family peptidase — protein MASPLTSRKPIAIVTLFAWLLILMLLSAAPAPGQTPSFPAPSPEAQSAIFLFREAAGTIEENYASLPDRKKFLAAGIFGLQKSLGKENLQVIQNSPRSFLLRSGENELAVHFGGSRGSELTSFESAYQFAVMNGKTEKKNKPLEIMYQALDGMISALDEFSGFLDPAAFRELQVETSGRFGGIGISVSMRDGYLTIIAPIEDTPGFRAGLLRGDIILAVNVEEIRNITLREAVTRMRGPPDTEVRLLIQRQGWEKPREFRIVRAVIETPSVTSRLLEGSIGYIRISTFHQETTHELDEALERLLKENPRGFILDLRNNPGGLLLQSVRVAERFLPRKSMIVFTKGRHREHVLYFHTEESGRVRRKPLVVLVNGGSASASEIVAGALQDLDRALLIGQKTFGKGSVQTIIPLGHETGIRLTTALYYTPLGRSIHHKGIRPDVVVADSKRPRSASSSAPGDGPPAFGENDPQLDLARMILQKGGGASLEEMRYIARRLIARKPAGEPKEKTREKPAARSGG, from the coding sequence TTGGCCTCTCCCCTGACTTCACGAAAACCAATCGCCATCGTGACGCTTTTCGCGTGGCTGCTGATTCTCATGCTCTTGTCGGCCGCGCCGGCTCCGGGCCAGACGCCCTCGTTTCCGGCGCCATCTCCCGAGGCGCAAAGCGCCATTTTTCTTTTCCGCGAGGCTGCGGGCACCATCGAGGAAAACTACGCCTCCCTCCCCGACCGGAAAAAATTCCTGGCCGCCGGAATCTTCGGACTCCAGAAATCTCTCGGCAAGGAAAACCTGCAGGTCATCCAAAATTCTCCCCGCAGCTTCCTGCTCCGCTCCGGGGAGAACGAGCTGGCTGTCCACTTCGGCGGCTCCCGCGGGAGCGAACTCACCTCCTTCGAAAGCGCCTACCAGTTTGCTGTCATGAATGGAAAAACCGAAAAGAAAAACAAACCCCTCGAGATCATGTACCAGGCGCTCGACGGAATGATCTCGGCGCTCGACGAATTCAGCGGATTCCTGGACCCCGCCGCCTTCCGGGAATTGCAGGTGGAAACTTCCGGCCGCTTCGGCGGGATCGGCATCTCGGTCTCGATGCGCGATGGGTATCTGACCATCATCGCCCCCATCGAGGACACGCCCGGGTTCCGGGCGGGCCTGCTGCGGGGCGATATTATTCTTGCGGTCAACGTCGAGGAGATCCGCAACATAACGCTCCGGGAGGCGGTCACTCGCATGCGCGGGCCGCCCGACACGGAGGTGCGGCTTCTCATCCAGCGCCAGGGATGGGAAAAACCGCGCGAATTCCGAATCGTGCGCGCTGTCATTGAAACGCCCAGTGTCACCAGCCGCCTTCTCGAAGGGAGTATCGGCTACATCCGCATATCCACTTTCCATCAGGAAACCACCCACGAACTCGACGAGGCGCTCGAGCGGCTTCTGAAAGAAAACCCCCGCGGCTTCATCCTTGATCTGAGAAACAACCCGGGCGGCCTGCTTCTGCAATCGGTCCGGGTGGCCGAGCGTTTCCTGCCCCGGAAGAGCATGATCGTCTTCACCAAGGGGAGGCACCGCGAGCATGTCCTTTATTTCCACACCGAGGAGAGCGGACGTGTGCGCCGCAAACCCCTCGTCGTCCTCGTCAACGGCGGCAGCGCCAGCGCTTCGGAGATCGTCGCCGGTGCGCTTCAGGATCTCGACCGGGCGCTGCTCATCGGCCAGAAAACTTTCGGAAAAGGATCCGTCCAGACCATCATCCCGCTCGGCCATGAAACCGGAATCCGCCTGACCACCGCCCTCTACTACACTCCGCTGGGGCGGAGCATCCACCACAAGGGAATCCGCCCGGACGTGGTGGTCGCGGATTCGAAGAGGCCCCGGAGCGCTTCCTCCTCCGCGCCCGGCGATGGCCCCCCGGCCTTCGGCGAAAATGACCCGCAACTGGACCTGGCACGGATGATTCTTCAAAAGGGAGGGGGCGCCAGCCTCGAGGAGATGCGCTACATCGCCCGGCGCCTCATCGCCCGGAAACCGGCCGGCGAACCGAAGGAAAAAACCAGGGAAAAACCCGCGGCCCGATCAGGCGGCTGA
- a CDS encoding DMT family transporter, whose amino-acid sequence MLSALFSTVFIGAADFTYGRAARRGISAGTMTFSQSCIALPITIIWAYLEGAYSWSRYTFLGIAAAVFIFTGFWAFMRSVRLGEASVSTPIYRISFIVAAALAIVFLGEALTLRKTAGFLFAGGAIFLLSDFGGRAQGRGGIPPISIVWAVVAMVAVSLLNIVYKLGVMAGEAPSMLMHGQAVFFTGLAFLFAVFSQGGPKFSRAGWAHAAVTGVCFPIGIIALMSAMRTGEASVVVPISQLSFVVSAAMATVWMKERFTKRKLLGIALAVATVAAFSAA is encoded by the coding sequence CTGCTATCGGCTCTTTTTTCAACCGTTTTCATCGGTGCGGCGGATTTTACCTACGGCCGCGCGGCCCGGCGGGGCATCTCCGCCGGGACGATGACTTTCTCCCAGTCGTGCATCGCGCTGCCCATCACGATCATCTGGGCGTATCTGGAGGGCGCCTATTCCTGGAGCCGCTACACGTTCCTGGGAATTGCGGCGGCTGTCTTCATCTTCACCGGATTTTGGGCCTTCATGCGGAGCGTCCGGCTGGGCGAGGCCAGCGTCAGCACCCCGATTTACCGCATCAGCTTCATCGTGGCCGCCGCCCTGGCGATTGTCTTCCTCGGCGAGGCGCTCACCCTGCGGAAAACGGCCGGGTTCTTGTTTGCGGGGGGCGCGATTTTTCTGCTTTCCGATTTTGGGGGCCGCGCCCAGGGCCGGGGAGGGATCCCGCCGATCTCCATCGTATGGGCGGTGGTGGCCATGGTGGCGGTCAGTCTTCTCAATATCGTCTACAAGCTGGGGGTGATGGCGGGGGAGGCGCCCTCGATGCTGATGCACGGCCAGGCGGTCTTCTTCACGGGGCTGGCTTTTCTGTTCGCGGTTTTCTCCCAGGGAGGGCCGAAGTTCTCCCGGGCCGGATGGGCGCATGCGGCGGTGACGGGCGTTTGTTTTCCCATCGGGATCATCGCGCTCATGAGCGCCATGCGGACGGGCGAGGCCAGCGTGGTCGTGCCCATCTCTCAATTGAGTTTCGTGGTCAGCGCCGCCATGGCGACGGTGTGGATGAAAGAGAGATTCACGAAGCGGAAACTTCTCGGAATCGCCCTGGCGGTGGCCACGGTTGCAGCCTTCTCAGCCGCCTGA